One region of Acidimicrobiales bacterium genomic DNA includes:
- a CDS encoding cytochrome P450, producing MTAAPGRSGPAIDLTDSSIYVRGVPYDWFAELRKQGVVWHDEIDGPGFWAVTRYNDCVAVNRDYEHFSSSHKATFIWELPEEELAQQQLMMLNMDPPLHTRYRRLVNKGFTPRMVSQLEQHIHETADEIIDAVIEKGSADFVTDLVAELPLIVIAELLGVPRDDRHRVFDWSNQMVGNEDPEYQINADQATHAAMELYAYAAELFAKKRLDPHGDLMSVLTQVEVEGESLSDLDLELFFLLLSVAGNETTRNLMAGGMHAFFDHPDQWQRLVSDRSLLGTAIEELLRYVSPVMNFRRQAAADFDLGGQRIHDGEKVVFFHASANRDETVFDDPDRLDIGRDPNPHMAFGGGGPHFCLGANLARLEIRVMFEHLLDRIPDLQPAGPAERLRSNFINGIKHLPVTFSPGPRVTG from the coding sequence ATGACTGCAGCACCCGGGCGATCGGGCCCAGCGATCGACCTGACCGACTCATCGATCTATGTACGCGGCGTTCCCTACGACTGGTTCGCCGAACTGCGCAAGCAAGGGGTCGTGTGGCACGACGAGATCGACGGGCCTGGTTTCTGGGCGGTAACCCGCTACAACGATTGCGTCGCGGTCAACAGGGATTACGAACATTTTTCTTCTTCTCATAAGGCGACGTTCATTTGGGAGTTGCCGGAGGAGGAGCTCGCTCAGCAGCAGCTGATGATGTTGAACATGGACCCTCCTCTTCACACGAGGTACCGAAGACTCGTGAACAAGGGCTTCACGCCGCGCATGGTCTCCCAGCTCGAGCAGCACATCCACGAGACCGCCGACGAGATCATCGATGCCGTCATCGAGAAGGGCAGCGCCGACTTCGTCACCGACCTGGTCGCGGAGCTTCCACTGATTGTTATCGCAGAACTGCTCGGAGTGCCTCGCGACGATCGGCATCGGGTGTTCGACTGGTCGAACCAGATGGTCGGGAACGAGGACCCCGAGTACCAGATCAACGCCGACCAGGCGACGCACGCCGCGATGGAGTTGTACGCGTACGCGGCGGAGCTATTCGCGAAGAAAAGGCTCGATCCGCACGGCGACCTGATGAGCGTGCTCACGCAGGTTGAGGTCGAGGGAGAGAGCCTGTCCGACCTCGATCTCGAGCTGTTCTTCCTCCTTCTTTCCGTTGCGGGAAACGAGACCACGCGGAACCTGATGGCGGGCGGGATGCATGCTTTCTTCGACCATCCGGACCAATGGCAGCGGCTGGTGAGCGACCGGAGCCTTCTGGGCACGGCGATCGAGGAGCTGCTCCGCTACGTGTCACCGGTCATGAATTTCCGCAGGCAAGCCGCCGCGGACTTCGACCTCGGTGGCCAGCGGATTCACGATGGTGAAAAGGTGGTGTTCTTCCACGCGTCGGCCAACAGGGACGAGACCGTGTTCGACGATCCCGACCGCCTGGATATCGGCAGAGATCCCAACCCGCACATGGCTTTCGGCGGCGGCGGCCCGCACTTCTGTCTGGGCGCCAACCTGGCCCGGTTGGAGATCCGGGTGATGTTCGAGCACCTGCTCGACCGGATTCCCGACCTCCAGCCCGCGGGACCCGCCGAGCGGCTGCGATCGAACTTCATCAACGGCATCAAGCACCTGCCGGTGACGTTTTCCCCTGGACCTCGGGTCACGGGCTGA